A part of Citrifermentans bremense genomic DNA contains:
- the serS gene encoding serine--tRNA ligase codes for MLDARYIRENLETVEARLKTRGEGVDIALFKELDGRRRELLQQSETLKALRNKVTEEIARLQDKSQAADRKAEMREVSQQIKGIDESLRNVEEELQNFLLTVPNVPNETTPIGKSEEDNVVVRTWGEVPTLPFEPKPHWEIGEGLGILDFERGAKLAGARFTLYRGAGARLERALINYMLDLHIEEHKYIEMLPPFMVNRECMTGTGQLPKFEEDLFHMEGVDFFLIPTAEVPVTNIHRGEILKGSDLPISYVAYTPCFRKEAGSYGKDTRGLIRQHQFNKVELVKFTSPEDSYQQLQKLLGHAEEVLRRLQIPYRVVELCTGDIGFSAAKTFDIEVWLPGQNCYREISSCSCFEDFQARRAGIRFRPEEKAKPEFVHTLNGSGLAVGRTLVAVLENYQQADGSVLIPEVLRPYMGGAERIS; via the coding sequence ATGCTCGACGCGAGATACATACGCGAAAACCTGGAAACTGTAGAAGCACGGCTCAAGACCAGAGGCGAAGGCGTTGATATTGCGCTCTTCAAGGAACTGGACGGCCGCCGTCGCGAGCTTTTGCAGCAGAGCGAGACACTCAAGGCGCTGCGCAACAAGGTGACCGAAGAGATCGCGCGCCTTCAGGACAAGAGCCAGGCAGCCGACCGCAAGGCCGAGATGCGCGAGGTCTCGCAGCAGATCAAGGGGATCGACGAATCGCTTAGAAACGTCGAAGAGGAACTGCAGAACTTCCTTCTCACCGTCCCCAACGTCCCCAATGAGACCACCCCGATCGGCAAGTCCGAAGAGGACAACGTCGTAGTGCGCACTTGGGGCGAGGTTCCGACTCTTCCCTTCGAGCCGAAACCGCACTGGGAGATCGGCGAGGGGTTAGGCATCCTCGATTTCGAGCGCGGCGCGAAGCTCGCCGGAGCGCGCTTCACCCTCTACCGCGGGGCCGGGGCGAGGCTGGAAAGAGCTCTCATTAACTACATGCTGGATCTGCATATCGAGGAGCACAAATATATTGAAATGCTCCCTCCCTTTATGGTAAACAGGGAATGCATGACCGGGACCGGGCAGTTGCCCAAGTTTGAGGAAGATCTCTTCCACATGGAAGGGGTCGATTTTTTTCTCATCCCCACGGCTGAGGTACCGGTAACCAACATACACCGCGGCGAGATCCTGAAGGGCTCGGATCTCCCGATTTCCTACGTTGCCTACACGCCCTGCTTCCGCAAGGAGGCCGGTTCCTACGGCAAGGACACGCGCGGGCTGATCAGGCAGCACCAGTTCAACAAGGTGGAACTGGTCAAGTTCACCTCCCCCGAGGATTCCTACCAGCAATTGCAGAAGCTGCTTGGCCACGCCGAGGAAGTGCTGCGCAGGTTGCAGATACCTTACCGGGTGGTGGAGCTTTGCACCGGCGACATAGGTTTTTCCGCCGCCAAGACCTTCGACATCGAGGTCTGGCTGCCGGGACAGAACTGCTACCGGGAGATATCCTCCTGCAGCTGTTTCGAAGATTTCCAGGCGCGCCGCGCCGGGATCCGGTTCCGTCCGGAAGAGAAGGCCAAGCCCGAATTCGTCCACACGCTGAACGGCTCCGGACTCGCCGTAGGCAGGACGCTTGTGGCGGTCTTGGAAAACTACCAGCAGGCAGACGGCTCGGTGCTGATCCCCGAGGTGCTCAGGCCTTACATGGGCGGGGCAGAGAGAATCAGCTAG
- a CDS encoding DUF2155 domain-containing protein, whose protein sequence is MKRLMKLLVLSSLVAIVLTTGCNEKQKQEPAASLPQPAKAPTVVVVPEDVRRKWKAVQIAVSDKHQNQRQVYTLKVGSELKLPGSNLTLRVENFLPHFVMEGTTLTSQSNELVNPAAQIVIREDAKEIYKGWLFSLYPTTHAFQHPFYGFTLVDYLTSS, encoded by the coding sequence GTGAAGCGATTGATGAAACTGCTGGTTTTGTCATCTCTAGTCGCTATTGTTCTCACAACGGGTTGCAACGAGAAGCAGAAACAAGAGCCGGCAGCGTCTTTGCCCCAACCGGCAAAGGCTCCTACTGTAGTCGTTGTCCCCGAGGATGTCAGACGGAAATGGAAGGCGGTGCAAATAGCCGTCTCCGACAAGCATCAAAACCAGCGGCAGGTGTACACCCTAAAGGTGGGAAGCGAATTGAAGCTCCCCGGGTCGAACCTGACGCTCAGAGTGGAAAATTTCCTGCCGCATTTCGTGATGGAGGGGACCACCCTCACTTCCCAGTCCAACGAACTGGTGAATCCGGCGGCGCAGATCGTGATCCGCGAGGACGCGAAGGAAATTTACAAGGGCTGGCTCTTCTCGCTTTACCCCACCACGCATGCGTTCCAGCATCCGTTTTATGGCTTCACACTGGTCGATTACCTGACGTCCAGTTGA
- a CDS encoding TonB-dependent receptor plug domain-containing protein — translation MRKCISHLVTGVFLLATLGAPFAYAQEEGGESPAPDLGEMDLEQLTSLKVEKVYGVSKFEQVVTEAPASVSVITADEIRHYGWRTLADVLRSSRGFFTSYDRNYSYIGMRGFNRPGDYNTRVLLLVDGHRINDVIYETAAIGTEFILDLALIDRIEIIRGPSSSLYGAGAFFGVINVITRSARQIEGAEVAASAGSQHTGAGRLTYGKSFDGGEFVASGSTYKSRGNASLFYPQFDDPATNNGIASDMDRDRNYSLFASGRLQDFTLTGALVSRDKRVPTASFDTIFNDPRTHSIDRRGYLDLRYDKALEGTGVTARVFYDEYRFKGDFAYEKGPDDPGFYPASYVNRDDHLARWWGAEVQASRQILPRLQLTAGTSFRDSFQKLPNYDAVPQGRRLDNNRSDLFWGVFGQGELRLFEQLIVNVGLRHDNYQTFGGVTSPRVAVIYTPVEGSVFKYIQGKAFRAPNAYELRYNDVFDSNAANPGLRPETVRTSELIYEQYLGDVLRTSLSLFQNKIDNLISYQDLPSGQVSFGNADRVKATGGEFEVEGQWSSGYAARTSYSFVSARDEGKDQRLDYSPRHLAKLNLTAPLYRKELFAGLELQGTARREFSHEGVQAVAPGYLIANATLFSTGFVPWLDASLSIYNLFDRRYDDPATTDHRQSVIAQDGRTFRVQATCRF, via the coding sequence ATGCGTAAATGCATCTCCCACCTAGTCACGGGTGTCTTTCTTCTTGCCACGCTGGGCGCGCCCTTTGCCTACGCGCAGGAGGAGGGGGGGGAATCTCCCGCTCCTGACCTGGGTGAAATGGATCTGGAACAGCTGACCAGCCTCAAGGTCGAGAAGGTGTACGGGGTCTCGAAATTCGAACAGGTGGTGACGGAGGCGCCCGCCTCGGTCTCCGTGATCACCGCCGACGAGATCAGGCACTACGGGTGGCGCACCCTGGCCGATGTCCTGAGGTCGAGCCGCGGCTTCTTCACCAGCTATGACCGCAATTACAGCTACATAGGGATGCGCGGCTTCAACCGTCCGGGGGACTACAACACACGCGTGCTCCTTTTGGTCGACGGGCACCGGATCAACGACGTCATCTACGAGACGGCCGCCATCGGGACCGAGTTCATACTCGACCTGGCGCTCATCGACAGGATCGAGATCATCCGCGGGCCGAGCTCCTCGCTCTACGGGGCGGGGGCGTTCTTCGGCGTCATCAACGTCATCACCCGCAGCGCGCGGCAGATCGAGGGGGCGGAGGTCGCCGCTTCCGCGGGGAGCCAGCACACCGGGGCAGGGCGCCTGACCTACGGGAAGAGCTTCGACGGCGGAGAGTTCGTGGCCTCCGGATCGACCTACAAAAGCCGCGGCAACGCCTCGCTCTTCTACCCTCAGTTCGACGACCCCGCGACCAACAATGGCATCGCGAGCGACATGGACCGGGACCGGAACTATTCCCTCTTCGCTTCCGGGCGCCTGCAGGATTTCACCCTGACCGGCGCGCTCGTCTCCCGCGACAAGCGCGTCCCCACCGCCTCGTTCGACACCATCTTCAACGATCCCCGGACCCATTCCATCGACCGGCGCGGCTATCTGGACCTCAGGTACGACAAGGCGCTGGAAGGGACCGGCGTCACCGCCCGGGTCTTCTACGACGAGTACCGCTTCAAGGGGGATTTCGCCTACGAAAAAGGCCCGGACGATCCCGGCTTTTATCCGGCGAGCTACGTGAACCGGGACGACCACCTGGCACGCTGGTGGGGGGCGGAGGTCCAGGCGAGCCGCCAGATACTGCCGCGCCTGCAGCTCACCGCCGGCACCAGTTTCCGGGACAGCTTCCAAAAGCTCCCGAACTACGACGCTGTGCCCCAGGGTCGCCGCCTGGATAACAACCGCAGCGACCTTTTCTGGGGGGTGTTCGGGCAGGGGGAGCTGCGCCTGTTCGAACAGCTCATCGTCAACGTGGGGCTGCGCCACGACAACTACCAGACCTTCGGCGGCGTGACGAGCCCGCGGGTTGCGGTCATCTACACACCTGTCGAGGGGAGCGTCTTCAAGTACATTCAGGGCAAGGCCTTCCGTGCCCCCAACGCCTATGAGCTCCGCTACAACGACGTCTTCGATTCCAACGCCGCCAACCCGGGGCTTAGGCCCGAGACGGTAAGGACCTCCGAGCTGATCTACGAGCAGTACCTCGGGGACGTGCTGCGCACAAGCCTCAGCCTGTTCCAGAACAAGATCGACAACCTGATCAGCTACCAGGATCTCCCTTCAGGGCAGGTCTCCTTCGGAAACGCCGACCGGGTGAAGGCGACCGGAGGGGAATTCGAGGTGGAGGGGCAGTGGAGCAGCGGCTACGCGGCGAGGACCAGCTACAGCTTCGTCTCGGCCCGCGACGAGGGGAAGGACCAGCGGCTGGACTACTCGCCGCGGCACCTGGCCAAGCTGAACCTGACCGCGCCCCTGTACCGCAAGGAGCTGTTCGCCGGGCTCGAGCTGCAGGGAACGGCCCGCCGGGAGTTTTCCCACGAAGGGGTCCAGGCCGTGGCGCCGGGGTATCTTATCGCCAACGCCACCTTGTTCTCCACCGGCTTCGTCCCCTGGCTGGACGCCTCTCTTTCCATCTACAACCTCTTCGACCGGCGCTACGACGACCCGGCCACCACCGATCACAGGCAGAGCGTGATCGCGCAGGACGGCAGGACCTTCAGGGTTCAGGCCACCTGCCGCTTCTAA
- a CDS encoding YfiR family protein: MLSLLLVVSLETRAEGAQEYQVKAAMVVNMAKYVEWPAESFPRTGAPLQLCSMGRGPFTQALEQYEGKTVLGHPLSLRGVAPGDDLSECHVLVLSGVEKRYVAGVLEQVRRRGVLTVSDIPDFARFGGIIGLVENEGRVRFEINLKAAQQSRVRISSQLLKLARVIREGDQ, translated from the coding sequence ATGCTCTCGCTTCTGCTGGTCGTCTCGCTCGAAACTAGGGCCGAGGGGGCCCAGGAGTACCAGGTGAAGGCGGCCATGGTTGTCAACATGGCAAAGTACGTCGAGTGGCCGGCGGAATCCTTCCCCCGCACTGGCGCTCCGCTGCAACTCTGCAGCATGGGGCGCGGACCCTTCACTCAGGCCCTGGAGCAGTACGAGGGTAAGACGGTGCTGGGGCACCCGCTGTCGCTGCGTGGGGTGGCGCCTGGAGATGACCTCTCCGAGTGTCACGTTCTGGTCTTGAGCGGGGTAGAGAAGAGGTACGTCGCCGGGGTCCTGGAGCAGGTGCGCCGGCGAGGCGTCCTGACGGTGAGCGACATCCCGGACTTCGCCCGCTTCGGCGGGATCATCGGCTTGGTGGAAAACGAAGGAAGGGTGCGCTTCGAGATCAACCTGAAAGCGGCCCAGCAGTCCAGGGTCAGGATCAGTTCGCAACTGCTGAAGCTCGCCCGCGTGATAAGAGAGGGTGACCAATGA
- a CDS encoding putative bifunctional diguanylate cyclase/phosphodiesterase, which produces MKNLPLQRKLMLIIMLSCCGTLLAASVFFLAREAKGLYRAQREDLVSLAEIIGANTASALVFDDPESAQRTITPLAAKRSILAVYVLTGEGQIFARHVAPEAGNAELPLERLGPSATPDAVLAAVEQIRRGSQGSSLFSGFDCLVQPVYFDYERVGTVVIHADTAEFQKNLRWTVMVTLLFMLATVIAAYFFSARLQRMISGPLLDLLSSMKDVSASKNFAIRVAKPSDDEIGLLYDGFNEMLSEIEERNQILRQRQAHLQQLAHYDPLTRLPNRTLFYDRLAQALYQAERSRQVLSVIFIDLDHFKDINDTLGHRTGDLLLIDVASRLSSVVRSCDTVARLGGDEFTIFTQNVMNADNAAIVAGKLNALFAKPFQLGESEIYVTASIGVTLFPHDGKTVDELLMNADIAMYHAKACGKNVYKLFDKKMNEHANERVTLLSDLRLALEREEFVLHYQPKVDLLTGNVTSVEALVRWMHPRLGMLAPDKFIRLSEESGLIADLTDWVLRTACTQAKKWQEQNLGSVRVAVNLSPYHFQRQDVKEAIFSVLDATGLEPALLEIEITESALMQNDEYTCELLRELRGLGMTISVDDFGTGYSSLSYLHRFPINTLKIDRTFILNMMKSSEDQAIVTAIIAMAKSLNMQIVAEGVETVDQLEKLKDQGCHEIQGFLVSRPVTAETVEQFFTPENHLHQHGNATAGGGAAAPGAPS; this is translated from the coding sequence GTGAAGAACCTGCCGCTGCAGCGCAAGCTGATGCTGATCATCATGCTCAGCTGCTGCGGCACCTTGCTGGCGGCGTCCGTTTTCTTCCTCGCCAGGGAGGCCAAGGGGTTGTACCGCGCGCAGCGTGAAGACCTGGTCTCGCTGGCGGAGATCATCGGCGCCAACACAGCCTCGGCGCTCGTCTTCGACGACCCGGAGTCCGCGCAGCGCACCATCACTCCCCTTGCGGCCAAACGCTCCATCCTGGCCGTCTACGTCCTGACCGGCGAGGGGCAGATCTTCGCGCGCCACGTGGCGCCGGAGGCGGGGAACGCGGAACTCCCGCTGGAGCGCCTGGGTCCCTCCGCCACGCCGGACGCCGTGCTCGCGGCCGTGGAACAGATAAGAAGAGGCTCCCAGGGGAGCTCGCTTTTCTCCGGATTCGACTGTCTGGTGCAGCCGGTCTATTTCGACTATGAGCGCGTTGGGACCGTCGTCATCCATGCCGACACCGCCGAGTTCCAGAAGAACCTGCGCTGGACCGTGATGGTGACCCTGTTGTTCATGCTGGCTACTGTCATCGCGGCCTATTTCTTCTCCGCGAGGCTGCAGCGGATGATCTCCGGGCCGCTTTTGGACCTTCTCTCCTCCATGAAGGACGTCTCGGCCAGCAAGAATTTCGCCATCCGCGTGGCGAAGCCCTCCGACGACGAGATCGGGCTTCTCTACGACGGCTTCAACGAGATGCTCTCCGAGATCGAGGAGCGCAACCAGATCCTAAGGCAGCGCCAGGCGCACCTGCAGCAGCTGGCCCACTACGATCCCCTCACCCGGCTCCCCAACCGGACCCTGTTCTACGACCGGCTGGCCCAGGCCCTGTACCAGGCCGAGCGGAGCAGGCAGGTGCTGAGCGTGATCTTCATCGACCTGGACCACTTCAAGGACATCAACGACACCCTCGGGCACCGCACCGGGGACCTGTTGCTGATCGACGTGGCGAGCCGCCTTTCGTCCGTGGTGCGCAGTTGCGACACCGTGGCCAGGCTTGGGGGGGACGAGTTCACCATCTTCACCCAGAATGTCATGAACGCAGACAACGCGGCCATCGTCGCGGGAAAACTGAACGCGCTCTTCGCCAAGCCCTTCCAGCTGGGCGAAAGCGAGATCTACGTCACGGCGAGCATCGGGGTGACCCTGTTCCCGCACGACGGCAAGACGGTGGACGAACTGCTGATGAATGCCGACATCGCCATGTACCACGCGAAAGCCTGCGGCAAGAACGTCTACAAGCTCTTCGACAAGAAGATGAACGAGCACGCCAACGAGAGGGTGACGCTTTTGTCGGACCTGAGGCTTGCGCTGGAGCGCGAGGAATTCGTGCTCCACTACCAGCCCAAGGTGGACCTCCTAACGGGAAACGTCACCTCGGTGGAGGCCCTGGTGCGCTGGATGCACCCGAGGCTTGGGATGCTGGCGCCGGACAAGTTCATCCGGCTGAGCGAGGAGAGCGGGCTCATCGCGGATTTGACCGACTGGGTCCTGCGTACCGCCTGCACCCAGGCCAAGAAGTGGCAGGAGCAAAACCTGGGCTCGGTGCGGGTGGCGGTCAACCTCTCTCCCTACCACTTCCAGCGCCAGGACGTGAAGGAGGCGATTTTCTCGGTGCTGGACGCGACCGGGCTCGAACCTGCGCTCCTCGAGATCGAGATCACGGAATCGGCGCTGATGCAAAACGACGAGTACACCTGCGAGCTTTTGCGGGAGCTGAGGGGACTGGGTATGACCATCTCGGTGGACGATTTCGGTACCGGCTACTCCTCGCTTAGCTACCTGCACCGGTTCCCCATCAACACGCTGAAGATAGACCGGACCTTCATCCTGAACATGATGAAGAGCTCCGAGGACCAGGCGATCGTGACCGCCATCATCGCCATGGCCAAGAGCCTGAACATGCAGATCGTCGCGGAGGGGGTGGAGACGGTGGACCAACTGGAGAAGCTCAAGGATCAGGGTTGCCACGAGATCCAGGGGTTCCTGGTGTCGCGCCCGGTGACGGCGGAAACCGTCGAGCAGTTCTTCACGCCGGAAAACCACCTGCATCAGCACGGCAACGCTACCGCGGGGGGTGGAGCGGCAGCGCCGGGGGCACCTTCTTAG
- a CDS encoding HAD-IC family P-type ATPase, protein MKPLTAGVPELTEVELLDPLTTRVEMLGRLAALESASEHPLAQAVISAAAACRVAPGRAAQVEVRLGSGISGTVTWKGAAAKVRAGNAAFAGEHEGGEDPGGEGAVVYVGWDGRLRGKLHFADALRGDAASSLDALHRMGLSSVLLSGDRLSSAQAAARRLKMHRVEAPCAPARKLEFIAGAIARGKKVAMVGDGVNDAPALAAAHTGMALGTGMELARMAGNVVILSGRLSQIPWLIELSRRAGKIIRANLALSFAYNAVALAAAAAGLLHPLLAAVAMAVSSLTVLGNSLRIGAFPDPSLPSPEEGETGPA, encoded by the coding sequence TTGAAGCCGCTGACCGCCGGGGTCCCGGAACTAACCGAGGTCGAGCTTCTGGATCCTCTCACCACCCGCGTCGAAATGCTGGGGAGGCTCGCTGCCCTGGAAAGTGCCAGCGAGCACCCGCTGGCGCAAGCGGTGATTTCAGCTGCGGCCGCCTGCCGGGTGGCGCCGGGGAGGGCGGCGCAGGTCGAGGTTCGGCTTGGGAGCGGCATCAGCGGCACGGTGACCTGGAAAGGTGCCGCCGCCAAGGTGCGGGCGGGAAACGCCGCATTCGCCGGTGAGCATGAGGGGGGTGAGGATCCGGGGGGAGAGGGTGCGGTGGTCTACGTCGGCTGGGACGGGAGGTTGCGGGGAAAACTTCATTTCGCCGACGCGCTCCGCGGCGATGCCGCATCGTCTCTGGACGCGCTGCACCGTATGGGGCTGTCGAGCGTGCTCCTGTCGGGGGACCGGCTTTCCTCCGCGCAGGCCGCGGCAAGGAGGCTTAAGATGCACCGGGTTGAGGCGCCCTGCGCGCCCGCCCGCAAACTGGAGTTCATCGCCGGCGCCATCGCCCGGGGGAAGAAGGTAGCCATGGTGGGGGACGGGGTGAACGACGCGCCCGCCCTCGCCGCGGCCCATACCGGAATGGCGCTGGGGACCGGGATGGAACTGGCCCGGATGGCGGGAAACGTGGTGATCCTCTCGGGGCGGCTGTCGCAGATCCCCTGGCTCATCGAGCTCAGCCGGCGCGCCGGGAAGATCATCCGCGCGAACCTCGCCTTGAGCTTCGCCTACAACGCGGTAGCGCTCGCGGCCGCGGCTGCGGGCCTGCTCCACCCGCTTCTGGCAGCCGTCGCCATGGCGGTCTCCAGCCTCACCGTGCTGGGGAATTCGCTGCGCATAGGGGCCTTTCCCGACCCGTCACTCCCGTCCCCCGAAGAAGGGGAAACCGGGCCGGCCTAG
- a CDS encoding ADP-polyphosphate phosphotransferase: MKIDVEQFLVKAKEKVSLKKRPTDVPPFYHSKEQYQECLTEQIERLSALQGLLYANNSYAVLLIFQAMDAAGKDGVIKHVLSGINPQGCEVYSFKHPSAEELDHDFLWRSVRRLPERGRIGIFNRSYYEEVLIVRVHPEILAGEGLPGQLVNGHVWRDRFESMVNLEEHLHRNGTRIVKFFLHLSKEEQRKRFLERIDNPEKNWKFDKADVEERKLWKQYMEAYQECLGATSRKNAPWYIVPADDKKNARLIVAQVLLNLLEELKMEYPETTEERRKELQEIRKELAKPEKEQT; this comes from the coding sequence ATGAAGATAGACGTGGAGCAGTTTTTGGTTAAGGCCAAGGAGAAGGTGTCACTGAAGAAGCGCCCCACCGATGTCCCCCCCTTTTACCACTCGAAGGAACAGTACCAGGAATGTCTCACCGAGCAGATCGAGAGGTTGAGCGCCCTTCAGGGGCTGCTCTATGCCAATAACAGCTACGCGGTGCTGTTGATCTTCCAGGCGATGGATGCCGCCGGGAAGGACGGAGTAATAAAGCACGTGCTTTCCGGGATTAACCCGCAGGGGTGCGAGGTCTATTCCTTCAAGCATCCAAGCGCCGAAGAGCTGGACCACGATTTCCTGTGGCGCAGCGTGCGGCGGCTCCCGGAACGGGGACGCATCGGGATCTTCAACCGTTCCTACTACGAGGAGGTGCTGATAGTGCGGGTGCACCCGGAGATCCTTGCAGGCGAGGGGCTCCCGGGGCAGCTGGTCAACGGCCATGTCTGGCGGGACCGGTTCGAGTCGATGGTCAACCTGGAGGAGCACCTGCACAGAAACGGTACCCGCATCGTCAAGTTCTTCCTGCACCTCTCCAAGGAGGAGCAGCGCAAGCGTTTCCTGGAGCGGATCGACAACCCGGAGAAGAACTGGAAGTTCGACAAGGCGGACGTGGAGGAGCGGAAGCTCTGGAAGCAGTACATGGAGGCGTACCAGGAATGCCTGGGGGCGACCAGCCGCAAAAACGCCCCCTGGTACATCGTCCCGGCCGACGACAAGAAGAACGCGCGCTTGATCGTCGCCCAAGTACTTTTGAACCTCTTGGAGGAGTTGAAGATGGAGTATCCCGAGACCACCGAGGAGCGACGCAAGGAACTGCAGGAGATACGGAAGGAACTGGCAAAGCCGGAGAAGGAGCAGACATGA
- a CDS encoding DUF1328 family protein, translating into MLRWALIFFIIAIIAAVFGFGGIATAAAGIAKILFYLFLVVAVVMLVSALLAGRNITR; encoded by the coding sequence ATGTTACGTTGGGCCCTCATTTTCTTCATTATCGCCATTATCGCCGCGGTATTCGGATTCGGCGGTATCGCCACAGCAGCGGCCGGGATAGCCAAGATCCTGTTCTACCTGTTCCTGGTGGTCGCAGTCGTCATGCTGGTATCGGCTCTTCTCGCGGGCCGGAACATCACACGATAG